A genomic window from Micromonospora ferruginea includes:
- a CDS encoding isochorismatase family protein, with protein MANALIIVDVQNDFCEGGSLAVGGGAGVAGGISRLLTDEPDRWDHVVATKDYHVDPGAHFGDPPDYVDSWPRHCVVGTTGSEFHPELETGRVEAIFHKGEHAAAYSGFEGHAPDGECLADWLRRHDVDRVDVVGIATDHCVRATALDAAREGFRTTVLLELTAAVAPETLDVALRALDGAGVAMVGEPVIRTA; from the coding sequence ATGGCGAACGCCTTGATCATCGTGGACGTGCAGAACGACTTCTGCGAGGGCGGCTCCCTCGCGGTCGGCGGCGGGGCAGGGGTGGCCGGCGGCATCTCCCGGCTGCTCACCGACGAGCCGGACCGCTGGGACCACGTCGTCGCGACCAAGGACTACCACGTCGACCCGGGCGCGCACTTCGGCGACCCGCCGGACTACGTCGACTCCTGGCCCCGGCACTGCGTGGTCGGCACGACCGGCTCCGAGTTCCACCCCGAGCTGGAGACCGGCCGGGTCGAGGCGATCTTCCACAAGGGCGAGCACGCGGCCGCGTACTCCGGTTTCGAAGGGCACGCGCCCGACGGCGAGTGCCTGGCCGACTGGCTGCGCCGGCACGACGTCGACCGGGTCGACGTGGTCGGCATCGCCACCGACCACTGCGTGCGCGCCACCGCGCTGGACGCCGCGCGAGAGGGTTTCCGGACCACGGTGCTGCTGGAGCTGACCGCCGCCGTCGCGCCGGAGACGCTCGACGTGGCGCTGCGGGCGCTCGACGGCGCCGGGGTCGCGATGGTCGGCGAACCTGTGATCAGGACCGCTTGA
- the ctaD gene encoding cytochrome c oxidase subunit I gives MTTVAPKPVVTRPWPVREPVKGSAIARLLRTTDAKQIGIMYMVTAFAFFMIGGLMALIMRAELARPGLQFLSPEQYNQLFTMHGTIMLLFFATPIVFAFANYVVPLQIGAPDVSFPRLNAFAYWLYLFGGTLAVAGFITPGGAADFGWTAYTPLSTVEHSPGVGANMWVVGLAISGLGTILGAVNLITTILTLRAPGMTMFRMPIFTWNMLVTSLLAILVFPLLAAALFALAADRIIGAHVYDPATGGPMLWQHLFWFFGHPEVYIVALPFFGIITEIIPVFSRKPIFGYKGLVAATVAIAALSMSVWAHHMFATGQVLLPFFSFLSYLIAVPTGMKFFNWIGTMWRGQVTFETPMLWAIGFLVTFLFGGLTGVLLASPPIDFHLHDSYFVVAHFHYVLFGTIVFAVFAGIYFWFPKMTGRMLDERLGKVHFWLTMVGFHTTFLVQHWLGAEGMPRRYADYQADDGFTWLNTVSTIGAFITGISTLPFIWNCWKSYKTGPVVEVDDPWGHGNSLEWATSCPPPLRNFDRMPRIRSERPAFDVKFPELAAGQSVAGPPEGGAKPLTSEVNGGASYQEDTAGNLDER, from the coding sequence GTGACCACCGTCGCACCCAAGCCGGTCGTGACCCGGCCCTGGCCGGTCCGCGAGCCGGTCAAGGGGTCGGCCATCGCGCGGCTGCTGCGCACCACGGACGCGAAGCAGATCGGGATCATGTACATGGTCACCGCGTTCGCGTTCTTCATGATCGGTGGCCTGATGGCCCTGATCATGCGCGCCGAGCTGGCGCGACCGGGGCTGCAGTTCCTGTCGCCCGAGCAGTACAACCAGCTCTTCACCATGCACGGCACGATCATGCTGCTGTTCTTCGCGACGCCGATCGTGTTCGCCTTCGCGAACTACGTGGTGCCGCTGCAGATCGGCGCGCCGGACGTGTCGTTCCCCCGACTCAACGCGTTCGCCTACTGGCTCTACCTCTTCGGCGGCACGCTCGCCGTCGCCGGCTTCATCACCCCCGGTGGCGCGGCCGACTTCGGCTGGACGGCCTACACGCCGCTGAGCACCGTCGAGCACTCGCCGGGCGTCGGCGCCAACATGTGGGTGGTCGGCCTGGCCATCTCCGGTCTGGGCACCATCCTCGGCGCGGTCAACCTGATCACCACGATCCTGACCCTGCGCGCCCCCGGCATGACCATGTTCCGGATGCCGATCTTCACCTGGAACATGCTGGTCACCAGCCTGCTGGCGATCCTGGTCTTCCCGCTGCTGGCCGCCGCGCTGTTCGCGCTCGCCGCGGACCGCATCATCGGCGCCCACGTGTACGACCCGGCCACCGGCGGCCCGATGCTGTGGCAGCACCTGTTCTGGTTCTTCGGGCACCCCGAGGTCTACATCGTGGCGCTGCCGTTCTTCGGCATCATCACCGAGATCATCCCGGTCTTCTCCCGCAAGCCGATCTTCGGCTACAAGGGCCTGGTCGCCGCCACCGTCGCCATCGCCGCGCTGTCGATGAGCGTCTGGGCGCACCACATGTTCGCCACCGGCCAGGTGCTGCTGCCGTTCTTCAGCTTCCTGAGCTACCTGATCGCCGTGCCCACCGGTATGAAGTTCTTCAACTGGATCGGCACCATGTGGCGGGGGCAGGTCACCTTCGAGACGCCGATGCTGTGGGCGATCGGCTTCCTGGTGACGTTCCTCTTCGGTGGCCTGACCGGGGTGCTGCTCGCCAGCCCGCCGATCGACTTCCACCTGCACGACTCGTACTTCGTGGTGGCGCACTTCCACTACGTGCTCTTCGGCACCATCGTGTTCGCCGTCTTCGCCGGCATCTACTTCTGGTTCCCGAAGATGACCGGCCGGATGCTCGACGAGCGGCTCGGCAAGGTCCACTTCTGGCTGACCATGGTCGGCTTCCACACCACGTTCCTGGTGCAGCACTGGCTCGGCGCCGAGGGCATGCCCCGCCGGTACGCCGACTACCAGGCCGACGACGGCTTCACCTGGCTGAACACGGTCTCCACCATCGGCGCGTTCATCACCGGCATCTCGACCCTGCCGTTCATCTGGAACTGCTGGAAGTCGTACAAGACCGGCCCGGTGGTCGAGGTCGACGACCCGTGGGGTCACGGCAACTCGCTGGAGTGGGCCACCTCCTGCCCGCCGCCGCTGCGCAACTTCGACCGGATGCCCCGGATCCGCTCCGAGCGGCCCGCCTTCGACGTGAAGTTCCCCGAGCTGGCCGCCGGGCAGAGCGTCGCCGGCCCGCCCGAGGGCGGCGCCAAGCCGCTGACCAGCGAGGTCAACGGTGGCGCCAGCTACCAGGAGGACACCGCCGGCAACCTCGACGAGCGCTGA
- a CDS encoding FAD-dependent monooxygenase: MGGSPLRILVVGAGIAGLAVARALRLAGFRPDVTDRLPPTERTDTGLYLPGNAARAMRRLDLDGPLRPLGQVIHRQRFLDAAGAPLCEVDLDALWAGVGECRALPRAELHRVLLTGAGGAVRHGAEVSTVEPLPGGVAVGFTDGTGGEYDLVVGADGPRSAVRALAALGGPPRPAGQVVYRAVVRGGPRITDWTALLGQRAGFLVVPLGAGRLYCYADEAGSVLPADPLARLRELFGDYGGPVPEVLAALETVHVERTEEVELGRWFHGRVLLVGDAAHAVAPTLSQGAAMALEDAVVLAESLHAAGSVDAALIAYESRRRPRTRWVRDRTRDRNRTRDVPPALRDPVLRGRGGRIFGEHYRLLTGPP; encoded by the coding sequence ATGGGTGGTTCTCCCCTGCGCATCCTCGTCGTCGGCGCGGGCATCGCCGGCCTGGCCGTGGCCCGGGCGCTGCGGCTGGCGGGATTCCGGCCCGACGTCACCGACCGGCTGCCACCCACCGAACGCACCGACACCGGTCTCTACCTGCCCGGCAACGCGGCCCGGGCGATGCGCCGACTCGACCTCGACGGCCCGCTGCGACCGCTCGGCCAGGTGATCCACCGGCAACGCTTCCTCGACGCCGCCGGGGCGCCACTGTGCGAGGTCGACCTCGACGCGCTCTGGGCCGGCGTGGGGGAGTGCCGGGCGCTGCCCCGCGCCGAACTGCACCGGGTGCTGCTCACCGGCGCCGGCGGCGCGGTCCGCCACGGCGCCGAGGTGAGCACCGTCGAGCCGCTGCCCGGCGGCGTCGCGGTCGGCTTCACCGACGGCACCGGCGGCGAGTACGACCTGGTCGTCGGCGCGGACGGGCCCCGCTCGGCGGTGCGTGCCCTGGCCGCGCTCGGCGGGCCGCCCCGCCCGGCCGGGCAGGTCGTCTACCGCGCCGTCGTGCGCGGTGGCCCCCGGATCACCGACTGGACCGCCCTGCTCGGCCAGCGGGCCGGCTTCCTGGTCGTGCCGCTCGGCGCCGGGCGGCTCTACTGTTACGCCGACGAGGCCGGGAGCGTCCTGCCGGCCGACCCGCTCGCCCGGCTCCGCGAGCTGTTCGGCGACTACGGCGGGCCGGTGCCCGAGGTGCTGGCCGCGCTGGAGACGGTGCACGTGGAACGCACCGAGGAGGTCGAGCTGGGCCGCTGGTTCCACGGCCGGGTGCTGCTCGTCGGTGACGCCGCTCACGCCGTCGCACCGACCCTCTCCCAGGGTGCCGCCATGGCGCTGGAGGACGCCGTCGTGCTCGCCGAGTCGCTGCACGCCGCCGGCAGCGTCGACGCCGCGCTGATCGCGTACGAGAGTCGCCGCCGGCCGCGTACCCGCTGGGTGCGGGACCGGACCCGGGACCGCAACCGCACCCGCGACGTGCCGCCGGCGCTGCGCGACCCGGTGCTGCGCGGACGCGGCGGACGGATCTTCGGGGAGCACTACCGGCTCCTCACCGGTCCGCCCTGA
- a CDS encoding GH12 family glycosyl hydrolase domain-containing protein, producing the protein MKRSLRAIAAAGLLAAGSIVAVALGGTASADTQICDQYGSTTIGGKYVVQNNRWGTSAQQCINVTSTGFSITRADGSAPTNGAPVSYPSIFVGCHYTNCSPGTNLPVQVKNISSAPASISYNYVSGAIYDAAYDIWLDPSPKRDGVNQMEIMIWLNRQGSIQPIGSPVGNASIAGRTWEVWRGSNGSNNVISYVAPSAIPSFSFDAMAFINDTRNRGAITNDWYLTSIQAGFEPWQGGVGLAVNSFSQSVNTGSNPPPTSTPPTTTPPPSGSAACTVTYRATNVWNNGFTAEVTVKNTGNSTINGWTLNYNLPSGQNVTSAWNATVSQSGSAVTARNVDYNGTLSPGASTNFGYQATLNGSFSAPSSFTLNGTACARG; encoded by the coding sequence ATGAAGCGTTCACTCAGAGCCATCGCCGCGGCCGGCCTGCTGGCCGCCGGCAGCATCGTCGCCGTCGCGCTCGGCGGCACCGCTTCGGCCGACACCCAGATCTGCGACCAGTACGGCTCCACCACCATCGGCGGCAAGTACGTGGTGCAGAACAACCGCTGGGGCACGAGCGCCCAGCAGTGCATCAACGTCACCTCGACCGGCTTCTCGATCACCCGGGCGGACGGCTCCGCGCCGACCAACGGGGCGCCGGTCTCCTACCCGTCGATCTTCGTGGGCTGCCACTACACCAACTGCTCGCCCGGCACGAACCTGCCGGTCCAGGTGAAGAACATCAGCAGCGCGCCGGCCAGCATCAGCTACAACTACGTCAGCGGCGCGATCTACGACGCCGCGTACGACATCTGGCTCGACCCGTCGCCCAAGCGCGACGGCGTGAATCAGATGGAGATCATGATCTGGCTCAACCGGCAGGGCTCGATCCAGCCCATCGGCTCCCCGGTCGGCAACGCCAGCATCGCCGGCCGGACCTGGGAGGTCTGGCGGGGCAGCAACGGCTCCAACAACGTCATCTCGTACGTGGCGCCGTCCGCGATCCCCAGCTTCAGCTTCGACGCGATGGCGTTCATCAACGACACCCGCAACCGGGGCGCGATCACCAACGACTGGTACCTGACCAGCATCCAGGCCGGCTTCGAGCCGTGGCAGGGCGGGGTCGGGCTGGCGGTCAACTCGTTCTCGCAGAGCGTCAACACCGGCAGCAACCCGCCGCCCACCAGCACGCCGCCGACCACCACGCCGCCGCCCTCGGGCAGCGCCGCCTGCACCGTGACCTACCGCGCGACGAACGTGTGGAACAACGGCTTCACCGCCGAGGTGACGGTGAAGAACACCGGCAACAGCACGATCAACGGCTGGACGCTCAACTACAACCTGCCCTCCGGGCAGAACGTGACCAGCGCGTGGAACGCCACCGTGTCGCAGAGCGGCTCGGCGGTGACCGCCCGCAACGTCGACTACAACGGCACCCTCTCCCCGGGCGCCTCGACCAACTTCGGCTACCAGGCCACGTTGAACGGCAGCTTCTCCGCGCCGAGCAGCTTCACCCTCAACGGCACCGCCTGCGCCCGAGGCTGA
- a CDS encoding aldo/keto reductase — protein MDLDQPTLPLTGDVRIPLLGFGTWQATGEDGYQAVLAALDAGYRHLDTATMYGNEKEVGRAVAESGLRREDVFITTKLPADRVGRERETIEASLDALGVEYVDLWLVHWPPPAPGDSIPVWREMLAARDENLARAVGVSNYSTAQLDELIQATEETPAVNQIRWSPSLYDRQTHVAHRDRGVALEGYSPFKTSDLSDPVLVRIAQAHDVSPAQVVLRWHIDHEIVVIPKSVTPERIRANADVFGFSLTAEEMRDIDALGG, from the coding sequence ATGGACCTCGACCAGCCCACCCTGCCACTCACCGGCGACGTCCGGATCCCGCTGCTCGGCTTCGGCACGTGGCAGGCCACCGGCGAGGACGGCTACCAGGCCGTGCTCGCCGCGCTGGACGCCGGCTACCGCCACCTCGACACCGCCACCATGTACGGCAACGAGAAGGAGGTCGGTCGGGCGGTCGCCGAGAGCGGGCTGCGCCGGGAGGACGTCTTCATCACCACCAAGCTGCCGGCGGACCGGGTGGGCCGGGAGCGGGAGACCATCGAGGCCAGCCTCGACGCGCTGGGCGTCGAGTACGTCGACCTGTGGCTGGTGCACTGGCCGCCGCCCGCCCCGGGGGACAGCATCCCGGTGTGGCGGGAGATGCTCGCCGCCCGGGACGAGAACCTGGCCCGCGCGGTCGGCGTGAGCAACTACTCGACCGCGCAGCTCGACGAGCTGATCCAGGCCACCGAGGAGACGCCCGCGGTCAACCAGATCCGGTGGAGCCCGTCGCTGTACGACCGGCAGACGCATGTCGCGCACCGGGACCGGGGGGTGGCGCTGGAGGGGTACAGCCCGTTCAAGACCAGCGACCTGTCCGACCCGGTGCTGGTCCGCATCGCCCAGGCGCACGACGTCTCGCCCGCGCAGGTGGTGCTGCGCTGGCACATCGACCACGAGATCGTGGTGATCCCGAAGTCGGTGACGCCGGAGCGGATCCGGGCCAACGCCGACGTGTTCGGGTTCTCGCTGACCGCCGAGGAGATGCGGGACATCGACGCGCTCGGCGGCTGA